From a region of the Xanthomonas rydalmerensis genome:
- a CDS encoding superoxide dismutase family protein translates to MRRTLPSLLFLATTLALSACKREEPATTPAATPEPAAAPAASAPPAAPNASGSASASLSPTQGNEVAGEVKFTTVDGAVHVTGTITGLKPNSEHGFHIHEFGDCSAPDGSSAGGHFNPAKTEHGQVGSDPHHGGDMPNLKADAEGKATIDAAVSNNVNIGKGDGFDILNHAVIVHADPDDYKSQPTGNAGGRLACGVIKGDAAAAPAQ, encoded by the coding sequence GTGCGTCGTACCCTTCCCAGTCTGTTGTTCCTGGCCACCACCCTGGCGCTGAGCGCCTGCAAGCGCGAAGAGCCGGCAACCACGCCGGCGGCGACCCCCGAACCTGCCGCTGCGCCCGCGGCGAGTGCACCGCCGGCCGCTCCCAACGCCAGCGGCAGCGCCAGCGCCTCGCTCAGCCCGACCCAGGGCAACGAAGTGGCCGGCGAGGTCAAGTTCACCACCGTCGACGGCGCCGTGCACGTCACCGGCACCATCACCGGGCTCAAGCCCAACAGCGAGCACGGCTTCCACATCCACGAGTTCGGCGATTGCAGCGCGCCCGACGGCAGCAGCGCCGGCGGCCACTTCAATCCGGCCAAGACCGAGCACGGCCAGGTCGGCAGCGATCCGCACCACGGCGGCGACATGCCGAACCTCAAGGCCGATGCCGAGGGCAAGGCGACCATCGATGCGGCGGTGTCCAACAACGTCAACATCGGCAAGGGCGACGGCTTCGACATCCTCAACCACGCGGTGATCGTCCACGCCGACCCGGACGACTACAAGAGCCAGCCCACCGGCAATGCCGGCGGCCGTTTGGCCTGCGGCGTGATCAAGGGCGACGCCGCGGCCGCGCCGGCGCAGTAA
- a CDS encoding NADAR family protein, with amino-acid sequence MHNVLTVEALCARQQAGEHLTFVYFWGHTPKQAGAIDSSCFSQWFEAPFVLDSVSYPTAEHYMMAGKARLFGDHAACARILAASHPKEAKAIGREIHGFDEPTWRDARMQLVIEGNLGKFGQHAALKAFLFGTGDHVLVEASPVDRIWGIGLAADDPRAADPRTWQGENLLGFALMQVRQQLAESGHH; translated from the coding sequence ATGCACAACGTACTGACCGTGGAAGCGCTGTGCGCACGCCAGCAGGCGGGCGAACACCTCACGTTCGTCTACTTCTGGGGGCACACGCCGAAGCAGGCCGGCGCCATCGACAGCAGTTGCTTCAGTCAATGGTTCGAGGCGCCCTTCGTGCTCGATTCGGTGTCCTACCCGACGGCCGAGCACTACATGATGGCCGGGAAGGCGCGGCTATTCGGCGATCACGCAGCCTGCGCCCGCATTCTGGCCGCATCCCATCCAAAGGAAGCCAAGGCGATCGGGCGGGAGATCCACGGTTTCGATGAACCGACCTGGCGCGACGCCCGCATGCAGTTGGTAATCGAGGGCAACCTGGGCAAGTTCGGCCAGCATGCGGCGCTGAAAGCCTTCCTGTTCGGGACCGGGGATCACGTGTTGGTCGAAGCCAGCCCGGTCGACCGGATCTGGGGCATCGGCCTGGCCGCGGACGACCCGCGCGCAGCCGACCCGAGGACGTGGCAGGGCGAGAATCTGCTGGGCTTCGCCCTGATGCAGGTCCGCCAGCAGCTGGCGGAATCAGGTCATCACTGA
- a CDS encoding acetyl-CoA C-acetyltransferase: MPAARPVAILGGVRIPFCRQNTAYADVGNLGMSVRTLGALVERYGLHGQQLGEVAMGAVIKHSSDWNLGREAALSSGLSPLTPGITLQRACGTSLDSIITVANKIALGQIESGIGGGSDTTSEVPIVYGKKLRARLLAANRAKSAGDKLRALTRGFKFAELKPEFPGVAEPRTGKSMGDHCQDMAKQWNISRDSQDAWAVSSHHKLAAAYESGFFADLIAPFRGVERDNILRADTSLEKLATLKPAFDKVSGRGTLTAANSTPLTDGAAAVLLASEEWAQAHGHVPMAYLRDAQVSAVDFVHGEGLLMAPTVAVPEMLKRHGLRLQDFDIYEIHEAFAAQVLCTLRAWESEDYCRTRLGLDAPLGQIDPAKINPVGSSLATGHPFAATGARIVATVAKQLVERGGGRALISICTAGGMGVVAIVER, translated from the coding sequence ATGCCAGCAGCCCGTCCCGTCGCCATTCTCGGCGGCGTCCGCATTCCGTTTTGCCGGCAGAACACGGCGTATGCGGATGTCGGGAACCTCGGCATGTCGGTGCGCACGCTGGGCGCGCTGGTCGAGCGTTACGGCTTGCATGGGCAGCAGCTGGGCGAAGTGGCGATGGGTGCGGTGATCAAGCACTCCAGCGACTGGAACCTGGGCCGCGAGGCCGCGCTGTCCTCCGGGCTGTCGCCGCTGACCCCGGGCATCACCCTGCAGCGCGCCTGCGGCACCAGCCTGGACAGCATCATCACCGTGGCCAACAAGATCGCGCTGGGGCAGATCGAGTCGGGCATCGGCGGCGGCTCGGACACCACCTCCGAAGTGCCGATCGTCTACGGCAAGAAGCTGCGCGCGCGGCTGCTGGCGGCCAACCGCGCCAAGAGCGCCGGCGACAAGCTGCGCGCGCTGACCCGCGGCTTCAAGTTCGCCGAGCTCAAGCCCGAGTTCCCCGGGGTGGCCGAGCCGCGCACCGGCAAGAGCATGGGCGACCACTGCCAGGACATGGCCAAGCAGTGGAACATCTCCCGCGATTCGCAGGACGCCTGGGCGGTGTCCTCGCACCACAAGCTGGCCGCCGCCTACGAGAGCGGCTTCTTCGCCGACCTGATCGCGCCGTTCCGCGGCGTGGAGCGCGACAACATCCTGCGCGCGGACACCTCGCTGGAGAAGCTGGCCACGCTGAAGCCGGCGTTCGACAAGGTCAGCGGCCGCGGCACCCTGACCGCGGCCAATTCGACCCCGCTGACCGACGGTGCCGCCGCGGTGCTGCTGGCCTCGGAAGAATGGGCGCAGGCGCATGGCCACGTGCCGATGGCCTATCTGCGCGATGCGCAGGTGTCGGCCGTGGATTTCGTGCACGGCGAAGGCCTGCTGATGGCCCCGACCGTGGCCGTGCCGGAGATGCTCAAGCGCCATGGCCTGCGCCTGCAGGACTTCGACATCTACGAGATCCATGAAGCTTTTGCCGCGCAGGTGCTGTGCACGTTGCGCGCCTGGGAGAGCGAGGATTACTGCCGCACCCGGCTTGGCCTGGACGCGCCGCTGGGGCAGATCGACCCTGCCAAGATCAATCCGGTGGGCTCGTCGCTGGCCACTGGCCACCCTTTTGCCGCCACCGGCGCGCGCATCGTCGCCACCGTCGCCAAGCAGTTGGTCGAACGCGGCGGTGGCCGCGCGCTGATCTCGATCTGCACCGCCGGCGGCATGGGCGTGGTGGCGATCGTCGAACGCTGA
- a CDS encoding heme biosynthesis HemY N-terminal domain-containing protein — protein sequence MKSLRSLIVLLIVIALGVIGAQWLGQDQVRQLGEVIVRVGGTDYIASLPQASLLLVIAFLALWLVWNVLSFPFRAWGRRRRKQSRARLLDGLAAAHAGQWTRAEKQLNAAAEDPEVTAIALIAAVRAADARGDREATERHLRRLGERDAAAHALLQAELHLEQQRPVDAINALDVAAAQPLPPRGLLLRTEALTRIGRAGEAYGQLGAIRQQQALPLEAIATLETRLAAASLDQAGDANALAERWESLPKSLRSEPAVVAAYAVRAAALRWDDAALRSLEQALDTRWDEGLAALYGRLPVEKYDSRRASAQRWLQAHPESPALLLTLARLARHQQQWPQAEEFLHRALALGAGAEAWEVFGDGYADAGDMLAAQRCYANALRVQRGEPALALPEPVALVTPIAADPDSTERRDDHGFPRLEG from the coding sequence ATGAAATCCCTCCGTTCCCTGATCGTGCTGTTGATCGTCATCGCGCTGGGCGTGATCGGTGCGCAATGGCTGGGGCAGGACCAGGTGCGCCAGTTGGGCGAGGTGATCGTGCGCGTCGGCGGCACCGATTACATCGCCTCGCTCCCACAGGCCTCGCTGCTGCTGGTGATCGCGTTCCTGGCGCTGTGGCTGGTGTGGAACGTGCTCAGCTTTCCGTTCCGCGCCTGGGGTCGGCGCCGCCGCAAGCAGTCGCGCGCACGTCTGCTCGATGGCCTGGCCGCCGCCCACGCCGGCCAGTGGACGCGGGCCGAGAAGCAACTCAACGCTGCCGCCGAGGACCCGGAGGTGACCGCCATCGCCCTGATTGCCGCGGTGCGCGCGGCCGATGCGCGTGGCGACCGCGAGGCGACCGAGCGCCATCTGCGGCGCCTGGGCGAACGCGATGCCGCCGCGCATGCACTGTTGCAGGCCGAACTGCACCTGGAGCAACAGCGTCCGGTCGATGCGATCAATGCGCTGGACGTGGCCGCGGCACAGCCGCTGCCGCCGCGCGGGCTGTTGCTGCGCACCGAGGCGCTGACCCGCATCGGCCGCGCCGGCGAGGCCTACGGCCAGCTCGGCGCGATCCGCCAGCAGCAGGCCTTGCCGCTGGAGGCGATCGCCACGCTGGAAACGCGTCTGGCCGCGGCCTCGCTGGACCAGGCCGGCGACGCCAATGCCCTGGCCGAGCGCTGGGAAAGCCTGCCCAAGTCGCTGCGCAGCGAGCCGGCGGTGGTCGCCGCCTATGCGGTGCGCGCGGCGGCGCTGCGCTGGGACGATGCGGCACTGCGCAGCCTGGAGCAGGCGCTGGACACGCGCTGGGACGAAGGCCTGGCCGCGCTGTACGGACGCCTGCCGGTGGAGAAGTACGATTCGCGTCGCGCCAGTGCGCAGCGCTGGCTGCAGGCGCATCCCGAGAGTCCGGCGCTGCTGCTGACCCTGGCGCGCCTGGCCCGCCACCAGCAGCAGTGGCCGCAGGCCGAGGAATTCCTGCATCGCGCGCTGGCGCTCGGCGCCGGTGCCGAAGCATGGGAAGTGTTCGGCGACGGCTATGCCGACGCCGGCGACATGCTCGCGGCGCAGCGCTGCTACGCCAATGCGCTGCGCGTGCAGCGCGGCGAACCCGCGCTGGCGTTGCCCGAGCCGGTCGCCCTGGTGACCCCGATCGCGGCGGATCCGGACAGCACGGAACGCCGCGACGACCATGGGTTCCCGCGGCTGGAAGGCTGA